A window of the Loxodonta africana isolate mLoxAfr1 chromosome 3, mLoxAfr1.hap2, whole genome shotgun sequence genome harbors these coding sequences:
- the LOC100665898 gene encoding olfactory receptor 7G3-like → MSASLCFRPINNMKSANHTAVSGFLLLGLSEDLEVQPLLFGLFLSMYLVTVLGNLLIILAVISDSHLHTPMYFFLSNLSFVNISFTSTTVPKMLVNIQTENRAISYTGCLTQVYFFLVFICMDNLLLTVMAYDRFVAICHPLYYTVIMNPRLCGLLILLSFFISIMNALLQSLMVLHLSFCTDLEIPHFFCELAQILKLACSDTLINNILVYLVTSLLGVVPLSGIIFSYIRIFSSILRIPSTGGRYKAFSTCGSHLSVVSLFYGTCAGVYLSSAATLSSRRRAVASVMYTVVTPMMNPFIYSLRNRDMKGALRKLISVIPSCF, encoded by the coding sequence ATGTCTGCTTCACTTTGCTTCAGACCCATCAACAACATGAAATCAGCAAACCACACAGCTGTCTCAGGATTCCTCCTTCTGGGCCTCTCTGAGGATCTGGAAGTACAGCCCTTACTCTTTGGACTCTTCCTGTCCATGTACCTGGTCACTGTGCTTGGGAATCTGCTCATCATCCTGGCTGTCATCTCTgactcccacctccacacccccatgtacttcttcctctccaactTGTCCTTTGTCAACATCTCTTTCACCTCCACCACAGTCCCCAAGATGCTGGTAAACATCCAGACAGAGAACAGAGCCATCAGTTACACAGGCTGCCTTACTCAGGtttattttttcttggtttttatctgtaTGGACAATTTACTCTTGactgtgatggcctatgaccggttTGTGGCCATCTGCCACCCTCTGTATTACACGGTCATCATGAACCCCCGCCTCTGTGGCCTGCTGATTCTACTCTCCTTCTTCATTAGCATCATGAACGCCTTGCTCCAAAGTCTGATGGTGTTGCATCTCTCCTTCTGCACAGACCTGGAAATCCCTCACTTCTTTTGTGAACTTGCTCAGATCCTCAAGTTGGCCTGTTCTGATACTCTCATCAATAACATCCTCGTGTACTTAGTGACTAGCCTGTTGGGGGTGGTTCCTCTCTCTGGGATCATTTTCTCTTACATTCGAATCTTCTCCTCCATCCTAAGAATCCCATCGACTGGTGGCAGGTATAAGGCTTTTTccacctgtgggtctcacctGTCTGTTGTTTCCTTGTTCTATGGGACCTGTGCTGGGGTCTACCTTAGCTCTGcagctactctgtcctctaggaggAGAGCAGTGGCCTCAGTCATGTACACCGTGGTCACTCCCATGATGAACCCCTTTATTTACAGCTTGAGGAACAGGGACATGAAAGGGGCCTTGAGAAAACTTATCTCTGTGATACCTTCCTGTTTTTGA
- the LOC100665616 gene encoding olfactory receptor 7G3-like → MKSANRTAVSGFLLLGLSEDPEVQPLLFGLFLSMYLVTVLGNLLIILAVISDSHLHTPMYFFLSNLSFVDISFTSTTVPKMLVNIQTENKAISYTGCLTQVYFSTVFICMDNLLLIVMAYDRFVAICHPLYYTVIMSPRLCGLLILLSFFISIMNALLQSLMVLHLSFCTDLEIPHFFCELAQILKLACSDTLINNILVYLVTSLLGVVPLSGIIFSYIRIFSSILRIPSTGGKNKAFSTCGSHLSVVFLFYGTCVGVYLSSAATLSSRRRAVASVMYTVVTPMMNPFIYSLRNRDMKGALRKLISATPSHF, encoded by the coding sequence ATGAAATCAGCAAACCGCACAGCTGTCTCAGGATTCCTCCTTCTGGGCCTCTCTGAGGATCCGGAAGTACAGCCCTTACTCTTTGGACTCTTCCTGTCCATGTACCTGGTCACTGTGCTTGGGAATCTGCTCATCATCCTGGCTGTCATCTCTgactcccacctccacacccccatgtacttcttcctctccaactTGTCCTTTGTCGACATCTCTTTCACCTCCACCACAGTCCCCAAGATGCTGGTAAACATCCAGACAGAGAACAAAGCCATCAGTTACACAGGCTGCCTTACTCAGGTCTATTTTTCCACGGTTTTTATATGTATGGACAATTTACTTCTGattgtgatggcctatgaccggttTGTGGCCATCTGCCACCCTCTGTATTACACAGTCATCATGAGCCCCCGTCTCTGTGGCCTGCTGATTCTACTCTCCTTCTTCATTAGCATCATGAACGCCTTGCTCCAGAGTCTGATGGTGTTGCATCTGTCCTTCTGCACAGACCTGGAAATCCCTCACTTCTTTTGTGAACTTGCTCAGATCCTCAAGCTGGCCTGTTCTGATACCCTCATCAATAACATCCTCGTGTACTTAGTGACTAGCCTGTTGGGTGTGGTTCCTCTCTCTGGGATCATTTTCTCTTACATTCGAATCTTCTCCTCCATCCTAAGAATCCCATCGACTGGTGGCAAGAATAAGGCTTTTTccacctgtgggtctcacctGTCTGTTGTTTTCTTGTTCTACGGGACCTGTGTTGGGGTCTACCTTAGCTCTGCAGCTACTCTATCCTCTAGGAGGAGAGCAGTGGCCTCAGTCATGTACACCGTGGTCACTCCCATGATGAACCCCTTTATCTACAGCTTGAGGAACAGGGACATGAAAGGGGCCTTGAGAAAACTTATCTCTGCAACACCTTCCCATTTTTGA